In the Symphalangus syndactylus isolate Jambi chromosome 17, NHGRI_mSymSyn1-v2.1_pri, whole genome shotgun sequence genome, gccaacatggtgaaaccccgtatctaccaaaaataaaaaaaaattagccgggcgtggtggtgggcacctgtagtcccagctacttaggagactaagacaggagaatcgcttgaacctgggaggcggaagttgcagtgagctgagatcgtgccactgcactccagcctgggcgacagagtgagactccatctcaaataaataaataaaaataaagtggaaagCGGAGAGATGGTTTATAGGCTATAGGTTCAGGGAGAGAatgtggagggagggaaagagagaaggagtggGAAGCCAGGGACTATTGCTTGCCTGGGCCAACACgcccctctcctcccacctccctccatctcaaaaataaataaaacaataaaactccatctcaaaataaatacatgagtaaAACACACAATGGGACTTAAACCTGCCCCAGTTTCCCCCCACAGACACCTCAACTAACTGAGCTCAGCACTTGGTTTGAGATATCTTGAGCTGGGTTTCCCAGCAGTACTAGGCTGACCCACAGTCCGTCACTCCCCCTCTTCCTCCGCGGCCTGGTGGCAGACACCACCTCACCTGGCACTCCTGCGGTCTCACCTGGCTCCGGCGGCGGCTCTCCGGAGGGCGCTGGCCCCATTCCCCCCACAGCTCGTGCACCTTCCCAGGGCGGGCCGGGGTGGTGAGGGTCACCCCAAACTGCATGTGATCTATCTGCAAGGACAGAAATGGCAGTCTTCAGAGCTGGGGGATCTAGGGGTGGCGGTGGGGTCCAGGACCACTGATCTGGCCTCAGTAAGCAtttaggagaccgaggcaggttgTGCAGGGCCGTGGGGAAGACTTGGGCTTGGACCCCAAGGGAGGTGGGAGCCATAGAGGGCTGTGGGTAGAGAAGGGACAGACCTGACTCAGGGGCTCACAGGTGCCCTCTGGTGACTGCTGCGGGGAGGGAAGAGCTGAGGATGGGAGGATTCTGATGAGGACGGCACCAGAAGAGGAAGGCTCTCTTCTGACCTACCCTAACTCGCTATAAATTCCAgcttctccttcccctcttccaCAAAACCCCTCCCTGACTCTCCAGGCAGAGCCATGACATCCCTGGGCTCCTCCAGGCCCGGGTCCCCCAGCCCTGAACACACGCAGCTGGAGACAGCTGCacccagctccgcctcctgcttCAGGCTAGCACGGGATCTGGTATTCAGCTGGCGCTCAATCCATGCTGATTGGCCTGCATCCCGGAGCAGAGGCGGGCAGCGGGCTCTCACCAGCTCCAGCGTCTCCTGCAGCTGGGCCAGGGTGTCCTGGGCACGGTGTttgctctgcctcagtttccccagagaGTGCTCGTAGGCCAGGTGACGGATCCGCGCTGACAGGGAGCCGAGGCGCACAAAGTAGCCCTGCTGTCTCCTCTGATCCTCCACGGAACCCACTTCAGGGCCCTCAGCCTCAGCTGCCAGTGCCGCTGGAGGACAGGATTCGGGGACAGCACGGGGACAGCGCGGGGTCAGCACAGCCACCCCCTCCACATCTGCTCACCCACCTCTGGGTACAGAAGCCACAGGTTCCCACATTCACAGTTCCCCTTGACTGACATCAACCCATTTGGTCTTCCCCAAACCCTAAGATGTAGGCACTATTGTGGGCCCTGTTTTACACAGGAGGAAAACCGAGGCAAGGGAGAGGTGAGATCCTGCAGGATGCAAGAAGCAGACCCAGATTGGAACTCAGGCACGTTGGCCCCAAACtgcttaaccattttttttttctttgagatagagtctcgctctgcccccaggctggagtgcagtggcactatcccagctcactgcaacctctgactcccaggatcaagcgattctcctgcctcagcctcctaagtagctgggaccacaggcatgcaccaccacatctgattaagttttgtatttttagtagagatggggtttcaccacgttggccaggctggtctagaactcctgagctcaactgatccaccggcctcggcctcctaaagtgctgggtttacaggtatgagccaccgtgcccggcctgcttaACCATTCTTTtaagcagcctttttttttttttttttttcagacggagtgttgctctgtcccccaggctagagtacggtggcgcgatctcgactcactgcaagctccgcctcccgggttcacgccattctcctgcctcagcctcccgagtagctgggactacaggcgcccgccaacacgcccggctaatttttttgtatttttagtagagacggggtttcaccgtgttagccaggatggtctcgatctcctgacctcgtgatccgcccaccttggcctcccaaagtgctgggattacaggcttgagccaccgcgcccggccttttaagcagccttttaaaaatataggttgGGCGcagcggcatgcacctgtaatcccagcactttgggaggccgagatgggaggactgcttgagcccagggaggatgactttgagaccagcttaggcaatacagcaagaccccatctctaaaaaagaaatacgGAAAGtagccagggctgggcacagtggtgcgtgcctgtagtcccagctgcttgagaagctgaggcaggaggatcaattgagcccaggaattgaaggctgcagttagctatgatcacgccactgccctctagcctgggcaacagaacaagactccgtctcaaaaaaaaattaaaattaaaaaaatgaaaaataataaagagaaaatccaCACAAGATatggtggaaaaaaataaaaagaatatatcatagtccaggcacagtggctcacacctgtaatcccagcactttgggaggccaaggcagggggatcacttgagcccaggagttggagaccagcctgggcaacatagcaagacccccatctctaaaaaaaattttttttttttttttttttttttgagacagagtctcactctgtcgcccaggctggagtgcagtggtgcaatctcggctcactgcaagctccgcctcccaggttcacgccattctcccacctcagcctcccgagtagctgggactacaggtggccgccaccaggcccggctaattttttgtatttttagtagagacggggtttgcaccgtgtgagccaggatgttcttgatctcctgaccttgtgatcggcctgcctcggcctcccaaagtgctgggattacaggtgtgagccaccgcgcccagccgcctcCCTGCTTTTCTGCTAAGGTTGGGGTAAGCCCATACATTCTTCCAGTGCCGTAAGGCTGGAGTTGGACATTCACATGGTCTCCAGGGCCAGGCAGGTACCAAAAACCATCAAAGTAGATACGACATAACCACTGGAGACTAGTGGGGCTAAGCAAACCATCTGAAGGGGCAGACAATACCCTGGCTGTGTctagtagtttttctttttttttttttttgagacagagtcttgcactgtcgcccggactggagtgcaatggcgcgatctcggctcattgcaaccttcacctcccgggttcaagtgattctcctgcctcagcctcccgagtagctgagaatacaggcacctgccaccatgcctggctaattttttgtatttttagtagagacggggtttcactatgttggccaagctggtcttgaattcctgacctcatgatctgcccatcttggcctcccaaagtgctgggattacaggcgtaagccactgtgcccggcagtgTGTCTAGTTTTTCAAAACAAGCCAAGAATCGGGACATGTAATGCAAAATCTGGTTGTTAAATGCATgcaaagaatgaaaatatttaaaacatgttgTATAGGCATTTGGGGGGCCACCAGTTTGGGACCTCAAGTCTAAAAGCCCTGTATGCCCTTAGGGTCTGGGTGTTCTGACTCCTGGCAGGATGCAGGTTGGGGTCCATAGAAGTGACCGGGAGAGAGGACAGGCCTGGTTTCGAGTTGTATGTTTCCTGCTgatctgctgtgtgaccttgggtgagtctcAGACCTCTCTGATCCGTACCATGGGGGGATGGGGACGGGGCAGGACTCAGGGGTTAGGGTTGAGGGTGTCGTCCTCACCGAGCTCTTCCTCCGTCATGGGCAGGAAGTGATCCACCAGCTCCTCTGATTTTTCCAGCACGACATCCATGGCATGGCTCACGGAGCGCTTCAGTTCCACGCTCCAGCGCCGGCCTCGCCGGGCCAGGTCCACCACACCCGTGACACTGCTGGCCACCGCGTCCTTGGCCGAGGTCACCACCTGGAAGGAAGGGCCCCCCCCACTCCAGGCACCGCGGGACTCCAGCTCCATTTCTGCCACCCTAGTTCCCTGGGGCTGGGATTCAAAGATCCCTGGACTTCTTCctggctctgtgcctcagtttcccctataAAATAGGTGATAAAACCCTTCCTTCACAGAGGGTGTTGAGGGAGTTACCAGCCCTTACTagcaatacatatatatatacatacatatatatacatatacatacacatatatacacatatacatatacgtatatatacacatatatgtatatatatacacatatacgtatacgtatatatacgcatacgtatatatacacatatacgtatatatacatgtatacgtatatacatatatacacttatacatatatacacatatatacactatacagatatacatatatgtatatatacatacatacacacacacacacatgttgcAGTTATCTTAACCTGGCTGTTTTTTCTCGAGTTAACTAACAGCCTGGCTGgcaccatccctccctccctcccgccttTAGTCTGTCCTGCCCCCGCTGGAGGTCCCCATGTCTAGTTGTCCGGGGTACCATCTCCGAAGGTTGCTGGAGAAAGGGAAGCTTCTTCTCCAGCTTGTCCAGGCCCCTGCAGGCGAGACTGTTCATGGTGGCCACTGAAGGGAGAGAGGTGGGGAGTGAGACTCGGGGAGACACAGAGGGAGATAGGGAAACAGTGAGAGTTGTAGAGGGAGGGAATGctagagagagaagcagagacagagaaggaaggagaccaggagagacagggagagacaaaACAGAATGATGGAAATGAGACCCACACCAGGAGATGGACAGGCTTCCTGAGACGTTACACCAAGAAACCGCTTACACCAAAGACGATGGTGCAGATACCTGTGGCTCCTGGAGAGCCTAGGAGAGGTAGATGGGGAGAAGGCTTAGATCACAGGGGGATCTGCCTTTCTCCCTAGGTGAGACTGGGGGCCCTGAGTGTATGGGTAGGCCACTGCCTCCTctgccctcctgcctgggccctgccacCCACCCTGTTCTCCCAGCACCAAGGTGACTTTCCAGCCGTGCCCAGCTCAGATGGCCCAGAGGACAGACTCAAGGTCACAGAAGCTGGCTGAGAGGGAGGTGAGGAGGTGCTGAGCTAGGACCCTCAGGTGACCTTCTTCCTGGGTCAGACTAGAGGCCAAGGGTCCTGTAGTCCCCCGCCTGTCATCGGCTCAGGGGTCCACAGAGATGTGAGAACTGCAGAGTGGAGGCTGCGGGGCTGAGGACAGGCAGAGGCAGGCGCAGAGGGGAGGGGGCCTGGAGAGACAAATGGACCCAAGCCACCTCAGGCCAACAAATGAGGGGACACAGGGAGACAGACGGAATAGGGACAGAGAGGAGGGGCCCCGCCAGTAAACAGGTAAGGGCAGAGGGCCAGGGgatcagatttatttatttagagacagagtctagctctatcacccaggctggagtgcagtggcgcgatctcggcttgctgcaacccctgcctctcaggttcaagcgattctcctgcctcagcctcccatggagctgggattacaggtgcctaccaccacgcccagctaattttttgtatttttagtagagatggggtttcaccatgttggccaggctggtctcgaactcctgacctcaagtgatctgcctgcctcggactcctaaaatgctgggattacaggcatgagccacggcgcctgtcaggggatcagatttttttttttctttttttttgagatggagtctcactctgttgcccaggctagagtgcaatggtgcggtcttggctcactgcaacctccgcctcccaggttcaagcaattctcctgcctcagcctcccgagtagctgtgattacaggtgcgtgccaccactcctggccaagttttgtatttttagtagagacagggtttcactatgttatccaggctggtcttgaattcctgaccttgtgatccatccgcctcagcctcacaaagtgctgggattacaggcatgagctaccacacccagccagatgttaaaaaaaaaaaaaaaaaaaaaaaaaattttttttttgagatacagggtctcgctatgttgccccggctggtcttgaactcctggcctcaagtgagcctcctgcctcggcctcccaaagtgctggcatcataggcatgagccaccatgcccagctggtgaTCAGATTAAAGAGAGACTTAAGTGAAAAGATTGAGGAGAGGTGGCATGGCAGTGGGACAGGTGGCTAGGCTGAAGATGACCCCCAGGAATGTCATGCAGATAGACCAAGGAGGATGGGACGGGACGGGGGCGGGGCAGGCAAGCCACAGCTCCTGGGGACACAGGCCGGGGCACTCACGCTGGGGCTGCAGGTGCTCGAGCAGCGGCTGGGCGTGGTCCAGGGCACGGGTGGTCAGGCCGCACACGCAGTTCTCGGCCAGGCGGCAGGCGGAGCCCAGCAGCGGGTGCCTGTCTTTGGCCGCGCTGTAAGCATCGCAGACCGCGGTGCACGTGGCCCTGACCAGGGGCAGAGCCACCACGCGCTGCACCACGTTCTGCGGGAAGGGTCGGCATCAGGGAGACCCTGGGGGAAGTGGGACCCCAGCCACACCTCAACctacttcccctctctgggccaggATGAGGGATGTGAGAGTGGAAGGATGGAGTACTGAGCATCGTGGTGTACTGTAGAGGCGGTGAAGATAAATGCGGATGTGAGAGTGTCATGGTTCCTGCATGCACGGGCTCCTCTTCCCATGGCGTACACAGAGCATTACAATTTTGTTTGtaatggggtttcactcttgtcacccaggctggagtgcagtggcaccttctcggctcactgcaacctcctcctcctggattcaaacaattctcctgcctcagcctcccaagtagctgggattacaggtgcccaccaccacacctggcaattattattattatttaagacggagtctcgctctatcacccaggctggagtgcagtggtgcgatctcggctcagcgcaacctctgcctcttgggttcaagtgattctcctgcctcagccccctgaggagctgggattacagggatgtgccaccatactcgttttgttttgttttgtatttttagtagagatggggtttctccacgttggtcaggctggtctcaaactcccaacctcaggtgatccacctgccttggcctcccaaagtatagggattacaggcgtgagccaccgcgcccagccaatttatttttatttttagtagaaacaggatttcactatgttggccaggctggtctcgaactcctgacctcaggtgatccacccacctcagcctcccacagtgctgggattacaggcctgagccattgcacctggtcacagtttttttgttttcaataaagacaaggtcttgctctgttgcccaggctgaagggcagtgattcaagcacggctcactgcagcctcagcctcgtaggctcaagcaatcctcccacctcagtctccaagtacctcggattacaggtgcccaccactgtgcccagctaattttattttatagagatagagtcttgctgtgttgcccatgctggtcttgaactcctggctcaagcgatcctcctgcttcagtctcctaatatgctgggattataggcatgagccactgcacctggccaaatactatattttttttttatctgcatTTGGTTGAAAAAGGTCTGCAtatttctgtctcctgggttcaagagattctcctgcctcagcctcccaattagctgagattacagacagccatcaccgcacctggcttttgttttttttttttttgagatggagtctcgttcttgttacccaggctggagtgcagtggcgtgatctcggctcactgcaacccccgccttcagggctcaagcgattctcctgcctcaggctcccgagtagctgggactacaggcacccaccaccacacagggctaattcttgtatttttagtagagacagggtttcaccaagttggccaagctggtctcgaactcctgacctcagttgatctgcccgcttggcctcccaaagtgctgggattacaggcgtgagccaccgcacccagcctgacctgtgcagttcaaacccatgttgttaaAGGGTCGACTGTGATCTGTCTGCTCGAGGGAGGAGATGTTAGATTCTGGGGGTTCCGAGCACTGCCCCTGGAGCACAGTGGCCTCTGTTCACTTCTGGTTCAGCTGCCTGCAAgttgtgtgaacttgggcaagcaACTGAACtgttctgtgccttggtttccccatctatGAAATGCGTTACTAGGGTTGTGATGGGTGTTCAAGGAGCCAATATATGTGAAACTCTTGGAACTGCGACCGATACGGTGATTGCTGCTCTtactattgttgttgttattgagggCGCCATGATGGTGGACATGGAGACAGAAGGATACAGGTGGAGACCCAGGGATCGGAGGAGAGGGAAAGGGTTGGGTAGGGCCCACAGAAGCCAGCTGGGTGTCTTTGAGAGATACTCCCCTCCCAGGGCCTCATTAAGCCCCCACTAGGAAATAGACCATTCCCTCCATGGACCAAAATAGTTTATGACTCAGGTTTTCCCAGCAAGAAGAGGAGTGGGGCGGGATACCTGGCCTGAAACGCTCCTAGAAGGGACTGTCCCACACAATTCCTTGTGTCCCCACTCCATGGGAGGGGCAGCCCTCACCTGCTGGTCCTGCTCCCACACACTGGGTCTGGGGATCTGAGCCGCCTCGTCTTCGGACATCGTGCTGCAAACAGGTTCACCCTGCGGGGCAGGATTGAGTAAAGGGAGCACCTGCCCAGGCGTCAGATCCTGTCAAATTGGGCTCTGTGACTCTAGCAACTCTCAAACCtcttggggcctcagtttcctcatctgcataatAGGGCATTCTGTGGGGCTCAGACAATGCATGTCCAGACCTCTGTACACAGAAGGTGTCCAATAATGAGCCTCTGGCCAGGTGGGGTTGCTGGAGTGACTCGAAGCATGGTCTCTGAGGTGagaaagacctgggttcaaatgctACCATTAATTGcggtgttatttttattatttttttaaagacagaatctctctcgcccaggctggagagcagtggcgccatctcagctgactgcaatttccacctcccaggttcaagtgattctcctgcctcagcctcccagttagctgggattacccacgtgccaccatgctcggccaatttttgtattttcagtagaaacggggtttcgccatgttgcccaggctggtctcaaacttctgggctcaagtgatccgcctgcctcggcctc is a window encoding:
- the PLIN5 gene encoding perilipin-5 isoform X3; amino-acid sequence: MNSLACRGLDKLEKKLPFLQQPSEMVVTSAKDAVASSVTGVVDLARRGRRWSVELKRSVSHAMDVVLEKSEELVDHFLPMTEEELAALAAEAEGPEVGSVEDQRRQQGYFVRLGSLSARIRHLAYEHSLGKLRQSKHRAQDTLAQLQETLELIDHMQFGVTLTTPARPGKVHELWGEWGQRPPESRRRSQAELETLVLSRSLTQELQGTVEALESSVRGLPPGAQEKVAEVRRSVDALQTAFADARCFKDVPAAALAEGRGRVARAHACVDELLELVVQAVPLPWLVGPFAPILVERPEPLPDLADLVDEVIGGPDPRWAHLDWPAQQRAWEAQHRDGNGDGDGMGVAGDICEQEPETPSCPVKHTLMPELDF
- the PLIN5 gene encoding perilipin-5 isoform X2, which produces MSEDEAAQIPRPSVWEQDQQVRAAPPMEWGHKELCGTVPSRSVSGQVVTSAKDAVASSVTGVVDLARRGRRWSVELKRSVSHAMDVVLEKSEELVDHFLPMTEEELAALAAEAEGPEVGSVEDQRRQQGYFVRLGSLSARIRHLAYEHSLGKLRQSKHRAQDTLAQLQETLELIDHMQFGVTLTTPARPGKVHELWGEWGQRPPESRRRSQAELETLVLSRSLTQELQGTVEALESSVRGLPPGAQEKVAEVRRSVDALQTAFADARCFKDVPAAALAEGRGRVARAHACVDELLELVVQAVPLPWLVGPFAPILVERPEPLPDLADLVDEVIGGPDPRWAHLDWPAQQRAWEAQHRDGNGDGDGMGVAGDICEQEPETPSCPVKHTLMPELDF
- the PLIN5 gene encoding perilipin-5 isoform X1; this translates as MSEDEAAQIPRPSVWEQDQQNVVQRVVALPLVRATCTAVCDAYSAAKDRHPLLGSACRLAENCVCGLTTRALDHAQPLLEHLQPQLATMNSLACRGLDKLEKKLPFLQQPSEMVVTSAKDAVASSVTGVVDLARRGRRWSVELKRSVSHAMDVVLEKSEELVDHFLPMTEEELAALAAEAEGPEVGSVEDQRRQQGYFVRLGSLSARIRHLAYEHSLGKLRQSKHRAQDTLAQLQETLELIDHMQFGVTLTTPARPGKVHELWGEWGQRPPESRRRSQAELETLVLSRSLTQELQGTVEALESSVRGLPPGAQEKVAEVRRSVDALQTAFADARCFKDVPAAALAEGRGRVARAHACVDELLELVVQAVPLPWLVGPFAPILVERPEPLPDLADLVDEVIGGPDPRWAHLDWPAQQRAWEAQHRDGNGDGDGMGVAGDICEQEPETPSCPVKHTLMPELDF